A single genomic interval of Streptococcus suis harbors:
- the mnmG gene encoding tRNA uridine-5-carboxymethylaminomethyl(34) synthesis enzyme MnmG → MTHTFAENYDVIVIGAGHAGVEAGLAASRMGCKTLLATINLDMVAFMPCNPSIGGSAKGIVVREIDALGGEMGRNIDKTYIQMKMLNMGKGPAVRALRAQADKAEYAAEMKRTVERQENLTLRQTMIDEILVEEGKVIGIRTATNQKFSAKAVVVTTGTALRGEIIIGDLKYSSGPNNSLASITLADNLKELGLEIGRFKTGTPPRVNARTINYEDTEIQPGDEKANHFSFLSKDEDYLQDQIPCWLTYTNATSHEIINSNLHRAPMFSGIVKGIGPRYCPSIEDKIVRFADKERHQLFLEPEGRNTDEIYVQGLSTSLPEDVQQDLIHSIKGLENAQMMRTGYAIEYDMVMPHQLRATLETKKISGLFTAGQTNGTSGYEEAAGQGIVAGINAALKVQGKPELILKRSDGYIGVMIDDLVTKGTVEPYRLLTSRAEYRLILRHDNADMRLTEIGRQVGLVDDERWQVFQIHKNQFDNEMKRLESIKLKPIKETNEKVVAMGFKPLTDALTAKEFMRRPDVTYADAVAFIGPAAEDLDAKTIELIETEVKYEGYIAKALDQVEKMKRMEEKRIPADIDWDDIDSIATEARQKFKLISPETIGQASRISGVNPADISILMVYLEGRSRSISKNKSKDSH, encoded by the coding sequence ATGACACACACATTTGCAGAAAACTATGATGTCATCGTGATTGGTGCGGGGCATGCGGGTGTAGAAGCGGGATTGGCAGCCAGTCGGATGGGCTGTAAGACCTTGCTTGCAACCATTAACTTGGATATGGTGGCCTTTATGCCTTGTAATCCCTCCATTGGTGGCTCTGCCAAGGGGATTGTGGTAAGGGAAATCGATGCCCTGGGTGGCGAAATGGGTCGCAACATTGACAAGACCTATATCCAAATGAAGATGCTCAATATGGGCAAGGGTCCAGCTGTTCGTGCCTTGCGGGCTCAGGCAGATAAGGCAGAGTATGCAGCAGAGATGAAGCGGACGGTGGAGCGTCAGGAAAATCTGACCCTGCGTCAAACCATGATTGATGAGATTTTGGTGGAAGAGGGCAAGGTGATCGGTATCCGTACGGCTACCAACCAGAAATTCTCAGCCAAGGCAGTTGTGGTGACGACGGGTACAGCCTTGCGTGGTGAGATTATCATCGGTGATCTCAAGTATTCGTCAGGTCCTAACAATAGCCTAGCTTCTATCACGCTGGCGGATAATCTGAAAGAATTGGGACTTGAAATTGGTCGTTTCAAGACAGGGACACCACCGCGTGTCAATGCTCGTACCATTAACTACGAAGACACGGAGATTCAACCAGGTGATGAAAAGGCAAATCACTTTTCATTCTTGTCCAAGGACGAGGACTATTTGCAGGATCAAATTCCTTGCTGGTTGACCTATACCAATGCGACCAGTCATGAGATTATCAACAGCAATCTTCACCGAGCACCTATGTTTTCAGGGATTGTTAAGGGGATTGGTCCCCGTTATTGTCCGTCCATTGAGGACAAGATTGTGCGTTTTGCGGATAAGGAACGCCACCAGCTTTTCCTAGAGCCAGAAGGGCGCAATACCGATGAAATCTATGTTCAGGGGCTGTCAACCAGTCTGCCAGAAGATGTGCAGCAGGACTTGATCCACTCCATTAAAGGCTTGGAAAATGCCCAAATGATGCGGACGGGATATGCCATCGAGTACGATATGGTTATGCCGCATCAGTTGCGGGCAACGCTTGAAACCAAGAAGATTTCAGGGCTCTTTACAGCAGGTCAGACCAACGGAACATCAGGATATGAAGAAGCAGCTGGTCAGGGAATCGTTGCTGGTATCAATGCCGCTCTCAAGGTACAGGGTAAGCCAGAGCTGATTTTGAAACGAAGCGACGGTTATATCGGCGTCATGATTGATGACTTGGTGACCAAGGGAACGGTGGAACCTTATCGTCTCTTGACCAGTCGGGCAGAGTACCGCTTGATTTTGCGTCATGACAATGCCGATATGCGACTGACGGAGATTGGTCGTCAGGTAGGCTTGGTGGATGATGAACGCTGGCAGGTTTTCCAGATTCACAAAAACCAGTTTGACAACGAAATGAAACGCTTGGAGTCTATCAAACTCAAGCCAATCAAGGAAACCAATGAAAAAGTCGTAGCTATGGGCTTCAAACCTCTGACAGATGCCTTGACTGCCAAGGAATTCATGCGTCGTCCAGATGTGACCTACGCAGATGCGGTAGCCTTTATCGGTCCTGCGGCAGAGGATTTGGACGCTAAGACCATTGAATTGATTGAAACAGAGGTCAAGTACGAGGGCTACATTGCCAAGGCCTTGGATCAGGTGGAGAAGATGAAACGTATGGAAGAAAAACGCATTCCAGCCGACATTGACTGGGATGATATTGACTCCATTGCGACCGAGGCTCGTCAGAAGTTCAAGCTGATTTCACCAGAAACCATTGGCCAGGCTAGTCGGATTTCCGGTGTCAATCCAGCGGATATATCCATTCTCATGGTCTACTTGGAAGGACGCAGTCGTTCCATTTCTAAAAACAAATCAAAGGACAGTCACTAA
- a CDS encoding NUDIX hydrolase → MDFRTKVDNQIFGVRATALIIKDGRIFLTKDSKGRYYTIGGAVEVNEVAADAVVREVKEELGIDSRVNQLAFVVENQFTHEDRDFHNIEFHFIMEPIGEMPEEMIEGKLKQPCEWIALDNLVNLDVVPAFLTQELPIWNGQVKHIMKMKEKTT, encoded by the coding sequence ATGGATTTCAGAACCAAAGTTGACAACCAGATTTTCGGTGTTCGGGCGACTGCATTGATTATAAAAGATGGGAGAATATTTCTCACGAAGGACTCTAAGGGCCGTTATTATACCATTGGCGGTGCGGTTGAGGTCAATGAGGTAGCAGCAGATGCGGTTGTTCGAGAAGTCAAAGAAGAATTAGGGATTGACAGTCGTGTCAACCAACTGGCTTTTGTTGTTGAAAATCAGTTTACACACGAAGACAGAGATTTTCACAATATCGAGTTTCATTTTATCATGGAGCCTATTGGAGAAATGCCTGAGGAGATGATTGAAGGGAAGTTGAAGCAACCTTGTGAATGGATTGCACTTGACAACCTTGTCAACCTAGATGTAGTACCAGCTTTTCTGACACAGGAATTACCAATTTGGAATGGACAAGTTAAACATATCATGAAGATGAAGGAGAAAACAACATGA
- a CDS encoding NUDIX hydrolase: MPVKLIAHVLLTVADSHLIIQRSQIKRGKPNVFPRYWDIPGGRVEENELPRDAAVRECFEETGILIEKENLTIIHEDSQFDVEKQTVFTRLVYEGTLTEQVKTILLDPEEHTDFLWLAPSDKNKKKLVPYLDEILEKRGMNGFQNQS; the protein is encoded by the coding sequence ATGCCTGTTAAATTGATTGCCCATGTCTTGCTGACTGTTGCAGACAGTCACCTGATTATTCAGCGTTCGCAAATTAAGCGTGGCAAGCCCAACGTTTTTCCTCGATATTGGGACATTCCAGGCGGTCGTGTCGAGGAGAATGAATTGCCTCGTGATGCTGCAGTGAGAGAGTGTTTTGAGGAAACAGGTATTTTGATAGAAAAGGAAAATCTGACCATTATCCATGAAGATAGTCAGTTTGATGTAGAGAAACAGACGGTGTTTACAAGGTTGGTCTATGAAGGAACACTTACAGAACAGGTAAAAACCATTCTTCTTGACCCAGAAGAACATACAGATTTTCTCTGGTTAGCCCCTAGCGATAAAAATAAGAAAAAGTTAGTTCCATATCTGGACGAAATTTTAGAAAAGAGAGGGATGAATGGATTTCAGAACCAAAGTTGA
- a CDS encoding NUDIX hydrolase → MDFRTRHDNQIFGVRATGLVVQDEKLYLVKSPEGIYYTLGGAIQLGETTEEAVQREMKEEIGIDVEVGPLAFIVENQFTLQEKSYHQIEFLYIVTPLSNPAPNLEEGNSVRQCEWVTFADLEKLDLNPAFLKTELANWDGQLKHFLNKDN, encoded by the coding sequence ATGGATTTCAGAACGAGACACGACAATCAAATCTTCGGTGTTCGTGCAACGGGCTTGGTGGTACAAGATGAGAAACTTTATCTCGTTAAGTCGCCTGAAGGGATATACTACACTTTGGGTGGAGCTATTCAGCTTGGCGAAACAACCGAAGAGGCTGTGCAACGGGAAATGAAAGAAGAAATCGGAATTGATGTGGAGGTTGGACCACTGGCTTTTATCGTCGAAAATCAGTTCACCTTACAGGAGAAATCCTATCATCAGATTGAATTTCTCTATATAGTTACCCCACTGTCTAATCCAGCTCCCAATCTGGAAGAAGGGAATTCTGTTCGCCAGTGTGAATGGGTTACTTTTGCGGACTTAGAGAAACTAGATCTCAATCCAGCCTTTCTTAAGACCGAGTTAGCCAACTGGGACGGACAACTAAAGCATTTTCTGAACAAAGACAACTAA
- a CDS encoding RpiB/LacA/LacB family sugar-phosphate isomerase, translating to MRVVVIQASTRTEINQLLFDTVCEVVDGHHDVVNLGVFPEEIENYTYVEVAVMISLLIETNAADFVVTGCSSGQGMMMACNSLPGLRCGFVQTPQDAYLFGRINNGNVVSLPLGLNFGWSGELNLRYTLEKLFDGEFNTGYPVQDAERKKKEAAELVHLHRLTTRSFLEILPNFNEYLLTKILRRKTFVDYIYQNGTNKLLLEKLTAYKV from the coding sequence ATGCGTGTTGTAGTTATTCAAGCTAGTACAAGAACTGAGATCAACCAGCTCTTGTTTGACACAGTTTGTGAGGTAGTGGACGGACACCATGATGTTGTTAATCTAGGCGTGTTTCCAGAAGAAATAGAAAACTACACCTATGTGGAAGTAGCTGTTATGATTAGTCTGTTGATTGAAACAAATGCAGCTGATTTTGTTGTAACGGGGTGTTCTTCTGGACAAGGAATGATGATGGCTTGCAATAGTTTGCCAGGTTTACGTTGTGGCTTTGTGCAAACGCCTCAGGATGCCTATCTGTTTGGTCGGATTAACAACGGCAATGTAGTTTCTTTACCACTAGGCTTAAATTTTGGTTGGTCTGGCGAGTTGAATTTGCGATATACCTTGGAAAAACTATTTGATGGAGAATTTAATACAGGCTATCCAGTTCAAGATGCTGAACGTAAAAAGAAGGAAGCAGCTGAGTTAGTGCATCTTCATCGGTTGACAACACGCTCTTTTTTGGAAATTTTACCAAACTTTAATGAATATCTATTGACTAAAATTTTAAGAAGAAAAACGTTTGTCGATTATATTTATCAAAACGGGACGAATAAACTCCTTTTAGAAAAGTTAACGGCTTATAAGGTTTGA
- the mnmA gene encoding tRNA 2-thiouridine(34) synthase MnmA: MSIDNSKTRVVVGMSGGVDSSVTALLLKEQGYDVIGIFMKNWDDTDENGFCTATEDYKDVAAVADQIGIPYYSVNFEKEYWDRVFEYFLAEYRAGRTPNPDVMCNKEIKFKAFLDYAMNLGADYVATGHYAQVSRDEDGTVHMLRGADNGKDQTYFLSQLSQEQLQKTMFPLGHLQKPQVREIAERAGLATAKKKDSTGICFIGEKNFKEFLGQYLPAQPGRMMTVDGRDMGEHTGLMYYTIGQRGGLGIGGQIGGDNEPWFVVGKDLSKNILYVGQGFYHESLMSTSLQASQVHFTRDMPEEFTLECTAKFRYRQPDSQVTVKVKGDKAEVIFAEPQRAITPGQALVFYDGQECLGGGMIDMAYKYGEACQYI, translated from the coding sequence ATGTCAATTGACAATTCTAAAACCCGTGTTGTTGTCGGTATGAGTGGCGGTGTGGATTCATCGGTTACGGCTCTCTTGCTCAAGGAGCAGGGCTACGATGTGATCGGTATCTTCATGAAAAACTGGGATGACACGGATGAAAATGGCTTCTGTACAGCAACAGAAGATTACAAGGATGTGGCTGCGGTGGCAGACCAGATCGGCATTCCTTACTACTCTGTCAACTTTGAAAAAGAGTACTGGGACCGCGTATTTGAGTACTTCCTAGCAGAGTATCGGGCAGGACGCACCCCAAATCCAGATGTCATGTGTAACAAGGAAATCAAGTTCAAGGCCTTCTTGGACTACGCTATGAACTTGGGTGCGGACTATGTGGCGACGGGGCATTATGCTCAGGTGTCACGCGACGAGGACGGTACTGTCCATATGCTACGTGGGGCAGATAATGGTAAGGACCAGACCTATTTCCTTAGCCAACTCTCACAGGAACAGCTGCAGAAAACCATGTTTCCGCTCGGCCATTTACAAAAGCCACAGGTGAGGGAAATAGCAGAGCGAGCAGGCTTGGCGACCGCTAAAAAGAAAGATTCGACAGGCATTTGCTTTATCGGTGAAAAGAACTTCAAAGAATTTTTGGGGCAGTATTTGCCAGCCCAGCCCGGTCGGATGATGACCGTTGATGGTCGTGATATGGGAGAGCATACAGGTCTCATGTACTATACGATTGGTCAGCGGGGCGGGCTTGGTATCGGCGGACAAATCGGTGGGGACAATGAGCCTTGGTTTGTTGTCGGAAAAGACCTGTCAAAAAATATCCTCTATGTCGGTCAAGGCTTCTATCATGAGTCCTTGATGTCAACTTCTTTACAGGCTAGTCAAGTCCACTTTACACGGGATATGCCTGAAGAATTCACACTTGAGTGTACAGCTAAATTCCGCTACCGTCAACCAGACAGTCAAGTAACTGTCAAGGTAAAAGGAGACAAGGCAGAAGTCATCTTTGCAGAGCCACAACGAGCAATCACACCAGGACAAGCCTTAGTTTTCTACGACGGACAAGAATGTCTAGGAGGCGGCATGATCGACATGGCCTATAAATATGGAGAGGCTTGTCAGTATATTTAG
- the sdaAB gene encoding L-serine ammonia-lyase, iron-sulfur-dependent subunit beta, producing MSNLKFQSIFDIIGPVMIGPSSSHTAGAVRIGKIVSSIFGDEPTEVEFQLYNSFAKTYRGHGTDVALVAGILGMDTDDPRIPDSLDIARERGIKVYWRVNKDSNTPHPNTTRIIIKNDKKSISATGVSIGGGNIQVTELNGFSVNLNMNTPTIIIVHQDVPGMIAKVTDVLSKYDINIAQMNVTREQAGEKAIMIIEVDARQCENSIAEIEKIPHLHNVTFFN from the coding sequence ATGAGCAACTTAAAATTTCAATCGATCTTTGATATTATCGGGCCTGTTATGATTGGACCTTCTTCCAGCCATACAGCTGGGGCAGTCCGCATTGGAAAAATAGTGTCTTCCATCTTCGGCGATGAGCCGACAGAGGTGGAATTTCAACTCTACAATTCCTTTGCCAAGACCTATCGTGGTCACGGTACGGATGTAGCCTTGGTAGCAGGTATTCTGGGCATGGATACGGATGACCCTCGTATCCCAGACTCTCTGGATATTGCTCGGGAGCGTGGTATTAAGGTTTACTGGCGTGTCAACAAGGACAGTAATACCCCACATCCCAATACCACCAGAATCATCATAAAAAACGATAAAAAATCCATCTCAGCCACAGGCGTTTCCATCGGCGGGGGAAACATTCAAGTAACAGAGCTCAACGGCTTCTCTGTCAATCTCAATATGAATACGCCAACTATTATTATTGTTCACCAAGATGTCCCTGGTATGATTGCGAAAGTGACCGATGTTCTTTCTAAGTATGACATCAATATCGCCCAAATGAACGTGACACGTGAACAAGCTGGCGAAAAAGCCATTATGATTATCGAAGTGGATGCTCGCCAGTGTGAAAATTCTATTGCAGAAATTGAAAAAATTCCCCACTTGCACAATGTTACCTTCTTCAACTAG